The sequence below is a genomic window from Deltaproteobacteria bacterium GWC2_55_46.
GACATGGTCCCGCCGGTAGAGTTCGAGGAGGTCAGGCGGATAATAGAAGGCTCTTTCAAGGCGCCCATAGGGGCGAAGTTCGCCTCTTTCGACACTGAGCCGGTGGCCTCTGCGTCGATAGCGCAGGTCCATTACGCGGAGCTATTTGACGGAAGCAAGGTCGCCGTCAAGGTCAGGAGGCCGGGCATAGAGCGCGTCATCGCCTCCGACATATCGGTCATGCACACCATCGCCGGGTTGCTTGACAGGTACGTGTCTGCGGCCCGCCGCTACAGGCCGCACGAGGTGGTAAGCGAGTTCGAGAGGGTAATAAAGAGCGAGCAGGACCTGACCATCGAAGGCGTCAACCTGAACCGCTTCAGCGATATCTTCAAGGACGACCCGCATATCCAGATACCGCGCGTCTTCTGGGACTACACCACAGAGGACGTCCTCACCATGGAGCGCATAAGCGGCACGCCGATAGACGAGGTCGAAACACTCAAGTCCAAGGGCATAGACATCAAAGAGGTCGCTGTCCGCGGCATAGGCATCTTCTTCAAGCAGGTATTCGAGCATGGCATATTCCACGCCGACCTCCACCCCGGCAACATCTTCGTAAGGGACGACGGCGTTATTATCTATCTCGACTTCGGCATCATCGGCAGGCTCGACAGGGACTTGAGGAAGTACCTCGCCAGCATGCTCTTCCACCTGGTGCGCTCGGACTACTACAGGATGGCCCTTGTGCACAGGGAGATGGGCCTTATCGGCGACGACGTGAGCCTCTCTGAGTTCGAGGAGGCGCTCCGCGACATATCGGTGCCCATCTTCGGCAAGTCCCTTGAGAAGATAGACATCTCGGGGCTTCTTATGAAGCTCCTCCAGACTGCCAAGCGCTTCAATATGAAGCTTCAGCCCAACCTCCTTCTTCTTCAGAAGTCGATGGTCATAATAGAGGGCGTGGGCAGGCAACTCTACCCGGATGTAAACATGTGGGAGGTCGCCAAGCCTCTTATCTTCAAGTGGATGGCGAAAGAGAAGCTCTCGCCTAAGATGATAGCCGAGAGGGGCAGGGAGAAGCTCGAAGAGATAATGGAGACGGCCTTTGACCTGCCGGTTAACTTCAATACCCTCCTGAGAAGGACCCTCAGGGAGGACATAAAGATAGGTTTTGTCCACCACAGGCTTGAAGAGGTAACAAACGAGCTTGAGAACGCCGGCAGGAGGATAGGCGGCGGCATAGTCGTAGCCGCGCTCGTCATAGGGGCCTCGCTCGTGGCTGTTTTCTCGAAAGAGGCGACGACGTTTCTGGGCCTCCCTGTGTTGAGCGGCGCCGGTTACCTGGTCGCCGCCATTATGGGCTTGAGGCTCTTCAGGAGGAGCGGCAGGAATGGAAGATAGCAAGGTAAAGGTGGTCGCCATAATACAGTGCGACTTCGCGAAGGAGCGCTGCAGCGGCTTTTGCTGCGTAAACTCATTCTCTAAAAGGATAGACGCCTTTGCGGGATATCCCAAAGATGCCGAGATAATGGCTGTGCCATTCAACTGCGGCGGCTGCCCCGGCAGGAGGATATCCCGGTCTGTGGCTCATCTGGTGAAGAGGGCCAAGAAGAAGGCGGAGATAGAAAAGGACGAGATCGTCTTCCATCTTTCGTCATGCATGGTAACAGACAACGGCCATTATCCGCCGTGCCCGCACCTGGATTATATCGAGAAGATATTGATGAGGAAGGGCGTTAGATATAAAAAGGGGAGCTACAGGAGCAAGACCGCGACAGCGAGGCGGCAGGCGGGGGTTTACGAGCCGTTCGAGTTTTAATTCCCCTCTTTAAAAAAGAGGGGAAGGGGAGATTACTCGCCTTCGTCGCGCCTTGGTCTATTTTGTGCTGACGCTCTGCGACAAAGAAGATTTTGTCATAAGGAGTTTTTAGATGTCCGAGAAGATGACCCACTTCGGGAACCAGACCATCCCGGAAGGTGAAAAAGAGAAGAAGGTCAGGGAGGTATTCGACTCTGTAGCCTCCAGGTATGACCTCATGAACGATCTAATGAGCTTCGGCGTCCACAGGTTCTGGAAGAGGTTCGTCGCCGCTGAGACGGGCTTGAGGCCCGGGCAGTCGGCGATAGATGTCGCCGGAGGCACCGCCGATATATCTCTACTCATGGCAGACAGGGTCGGCGAAGCCGGCAATATCGTCGTCTTCGACATAAACGGCGAGATGCTTAAATACGGCAAGGAGAAGTGCGTTGACCGCGGGTACCTGAAGAACATCCGCTTCGTGCAGGGCAACGCCGAGGACATAGCCTTCGATGATAATACGTTCCATTGCGCAACCGTCGGCTTCGGCATAAGGAACGTAACGCACCTCGACCGGGCTTTCAGGGAGATGACAAGGGTAGTGAAGCCCGGAGGCAAGGTCATCTGCCTTGAGTTCTCGCACCCGACGAGCAAACTATTCAAGAAGGCCTACGACCTCTATTCGTTCAGCTTCATCCCGAACGTGGGCGAGATGATAACCGGCAACAGGAGCGCGTACGAGTATCTGCCAGAGTCTATCCGCAAGTTCCCGCCGCAGGAGGAGCTGAAGAAGATAATGGAGGGGGCCGGGCTCTGGAAGGTAAAATACCACAACCTCATGAACGGCATAGCGGCCGTGCACGTGGGGGTGAAGGTGTAGGTTTTTTTTGCGTCGAAGCAATATCAAAGGATTGATTAATTAAAACCAGATTGCTTCCCCTCACACGCTCGCAATTACAAGGTATCTATCCCCCTTTTCTAAAGGGGGATAGAGGGGGATTATTTTTGGTGCGCACGGCGCACCCTGCGGATAAGCTCCCCATCCCCTCTTCAGGAAAGAGGGGTATAAGAAAATCATTCTGAACATAGCGGAAAATCAAGCCAGGTGAAAATTGAAATGGAAGAGATAAAGAAGCAGCTGAGGGAAGAGCTCTACAAGGGCCTTCGCCTGCCGTTGAAGGCGATCCCCCTCTGGATGGAGGCCATAGGCGTCGGTGTATTCATCAAGAGCATACTCGAGAAGAACCCGTCGTTCAGAGAACGGCTTGGCGAGCTCGACGACAAAGTATTCATGTTCGAGGCAAAGGACCTCGGCAAGGGCTTCTTCATGCATATAAAGGACAACGACATAAAGGTCAAGCCGCATAGTGTGCGCGCCCCGGACGTCACCATGAAGGGAGAGATGAGCGTCCTCATGGACGTCCTTCTCGGCAAGGAAGACCCGGACACTGTCTTCTTCTCAAGGAAGCTTGAGATAACGGGAGACACCGCTACAGCGATACACTTCAAGAACCTGTTGGCGGCGTTGGGATAGGACCCTTTGCCGTCGACGCTAAGTTGTTTTTAAAAGAACCCTGAGGGTAAGGTGAGCGAGCCGGGGGAGAACGAGCAGGGGGGGAGAAAGCGACACGAGCCTTAGCCCTCGAACCGCACGGCAGTGCGGAAAAGGAATGGTGCGCAGAGCGCACCCTACAGGGCTGACCGGGTGCGTGCGGATTAACCAAAAAGTGGGGTAGTAGCATGGATTGGCCGGCCTTTATCGCCGCGTTATTGACCAGTCTCGGAGGAACCGGGATTCTCATCGCCATTGCTGTGTTTCTTGGCAAAAAATGGCTTGGATCTCGAATTGAGCAGCTTGTTAAGCATGAATATGATAAGAAGCTCGAAGAACACAAGGCAGAACTTCAAGCACAGGTGAACAGATCTGTTGAGGAGATGAAGGCTGAGTTTCAAGAGGCTGTTGATCAAAAGGCGACGGATAAAACTCTTTTTGCCAAGTTTCTGGATACGCTCCCATCCTCTGGCAGTATCGAGTTCCTTAAGACTTTTGATATGGGATTTGGTTCCTTCGAAACGGAGCAATTATCTCAATTAAAAGATTTTTATTATAATTGGAACAAGCCAGAATACGAATTTCTTGATTCAGAATTGGAAAAGAAGCGCAGAGAATTACGCAACGTTGTGCAAAAGTATCTTGATTCTTATAGCAAGAATACATTCCTTACATACGACATAGATCAAAAACGTGCTTATGTGCTACCAGAATGGAAGATAACACAGCCTGAAAATTATCGTCAGGCTATAGAAGAACTGAACTCTTTGGCTGATGAAGTGGTAAAAGCGCATACGGATTTAGTCCGTAGCGCTCGGGTTAAGCTGAAATGCTGAGTGTTAGAATGAAGCAGATAATAATCCGGAACTTAAACCGCTAAT
It includes:
- a CDS encoding bifunctional demethylmenaquinone methyltransferase/2-methoxy-6-polyprenyl-1,4-benzoquinol methylase, with protein sequence MSEKMTHFGNQTIPEGEKEKKVREVFDSVASRYDLMNDLMSFGVHRFWKRFVAAETGLRPGQSAIDVAGGTADISLLMADRVGEAGNIVVFDINGEMLKYGKEKCVDRGYLKNIRFVQGNAEDIAFDDNTFHCATVGFGIRNVTHLDRAFREMTRVVKPGGKVICLEFSHPTSKLFKKAYDLYSFSFIPNVGEMITGNRSAYEYLPESIRKFPPQEELKKIMEGAGLWKVKYHNLMNGIAAVHVGVKV
- a CDS encoding 2-polyprenylphenol 6-hydroxylase — protein: MAASAYKNIRRLNRIVITLIRYGFGGLARDLRVLPSFVPAIERLFISKKARDLSAPVRIRLVLEELGPTFIKLGQIASTRADILPPDWVEEFKKLQDMVPPVEFEEVRRIIEGSFKAPIGAKFASFDTEPVASASIAQVHYAELFDGSKVAVKVRRPGIERVIASDISVMHTIAGLLDRYVSAARRYRPHEVVSEFERVIKSEQDLTIEGVNLNRFSDIFKDDPHIQIPRVFWDYTTEDVLTMERISGTPIDEVETLKSKGIDIKEVAVRGIGIFFKQVFEHGIFHADLHPGNIFVRDDGVIIYLDFGIIGRLDRDLRKYLASMLFHLVRSDYYRMALVHREMGLIGDDVSLSEFEEALRDISVPIFGKSLEKIDISGLLMKLLQTAKRFNMKLQPNLLLLQKSMVIIEGVGRQLYPDVNMWEVAKPLIFKWMAKEKLSPKMIAERGREKLEEIMETAFDLPVNFNTLLRRTLREDIKIGFVHHRLEEVTNELENAGRRIGGGIVVAALVIGASLVAVFSKEATTFLGLPVLSGAGYLVAAIMGLRLFRRSGRNGR